In Myxococcales bacterium, the following proteins share a genomic window:
- a CDS encoding NADPH-dependent 2,4-dienoyl-CoA reductase, with amino-acid sequence MSYSTAVTAYPHLLAPLDLGFTTLKNRSLMGSMHTGLEDERKLDKLAAYLRERARGQIGLIVTGGFAPNLVGSAKPFAGMLASDRGVARHKAVTQAVHAEGGKVALQILHTGRYAYHPFSVAPSRIKSPITPFTPFALSARGVERQIAAFVRCASLAREAGYDGVEIMGSEGYFINQFLVTHTNQRTDAWGGSYENRMRLPVEIMQRTREAVGRDFILIYRLSMIDLIPDGSSWDEVVTLAKAIERAGATIINTGIGWHEARIPTIATSVPRGAFAWVTKKLMGQVGIPLVTTNRINMPEVAEAILAEGAADMVSMARPLLADPEFMIKAATGRAREINTCIGCNQACLDHIFERKLTSCLVNPRACDEAATAIVATTAPQNVAVVGAGPGGLSAAIVLAERGHRVTLVDAAAQIGGQLNMAKVVPGKEEFFETLRYYEVQLARLGVNVVLGTRADDAWLAAGGFSQVVLATGVVPRVPTIEGIAHPKVLSYINVLRDKAPVGARVAIIGAGGIGFDVAEYLTHQGTSASLDLEKWKTEWGVGNPSDARGGLATPQPEASPRHVYLLQRKGGKLGANLGKTTGWIHRAQMKTKGVQMLGGVNYEKIDDQGLWISLGEERRERQCLAVDNVVLCAGQESLTALAGPLQARGVPVHIIGGAKLASELDAKRAIAEGAAVGRAI; translated from the coding sequence ATCAGCTATAGTACCGCGGTGACCGCGTATCCTCACTTGCTCGCGCCGCTGGATCTCGGCTTTACGACGCTGAAAAACCGCTCGCTGATGGGCTCGATGCATACGGGGCTAGAAGATGAGCGCAAGCTAGACAAGCTGGCGGCGTATTTGCGCGAGCGCGCGCGCGGGCAGATTGGGCTAATTGTTACAGGCGGTTTTGCACCCAACTTGGTCGGCTCGGCCAAGCCGTTTGCCGGCATGCTGGCGAGCGACCGCGGCGTTGCGCGCCACAAGGCGGTGACGCAGGCGGTGCATGCCGAAGGCGGCAAGGTCGCGCTGCAGATCTTGCACACCGGGCGCTATGCGTATCATCCGTTTTCGGTGGCGCCTTCGCGCATCAAGTCGCCGATCACGCCGTTTACGCCGTTTGCCTTATCGGCGCGCGGCGTGGAGCGGCAGATCGCCGCGTTTGTGCGTTGCGCGAGCCTGGCGCGCGAGGCGGGCTATGACGGCGTTGAGATCATGGGGTCGGAGGGCTATTTCATCAATCAGTTTTTGGTGACGCATACCAATCAGCGCACCGATGCGTGGGGCGGCAGCTATGAAAACCGCATGCGGCTGCCGGTGGAAATCATGCAGCGCACGCGCGAAGCGGTGGGGCGCGACTTTATTTTGATCTATCGCTTGTCGATGATCGATCTCATTCCCGATGGCAGCTCGTGGGATGAGGTGGTGACGCTCGCCAAGGCGATTGAGCGCGCCGGCGCAACTATTATCAACACCGGCATTGGCTGGCATGAGGCGCGAATTCCAACCATTGCCACCAGCGTGCCGCGCGGCGCGTTTGCATGGGTGACGAAAAAACTCATGGGGCAGGTTGGCATTCCGCTGGTGACGACCAACCGCATTAACATGCCCGAAGTGGCCGAGGCGATCTTAGCCGAGGGCGCGGCCGACATGGTGTCAATGGCGCGGCCACTGCTCGCAGACCCTGAATTTATGATCAAAGCGGCGACGGGCCGTGCGCGCGAAATCAACACCTGCATCGGCTGCAACCAGGCGTGTCTCGATCACATCTTTGAACGCAAGCTCACGTCGTGTCTGGTCAACCCACGCGCCTGCGACGAGGCGGCGACGGCGATCGTGGCGACTACGGCGCCGCAAAATGTCGCCGTGGTGGGTGCAGGCCCCGGCGGCTTGTCAGCGGCGATTGTGCTCGCCGAGCGCGGCCATCGCGTGACCTTGGTCGACGCCGCGGCGCAAATTGGCGGGCAGCTAAACATGGCCAAGGTGGTGCCTGGCAAGGAAGAGTTTTTCGAGACGCTGCGTTACTACGAGGTGCAGCTGGCGCGGCTGGGCGTAAATGTGGTGCTCGGCACGCGCGCTGACGACGCGTGGTTGGCGGCCGGTGGTTTTTCGCAGGTTGTCTTGGCGACCGGCGTGGTGCCGCGCGTGCCGACCATCGAGGGGATCGCGCATCCCAAGGTGCTGTCGTATATTAATGTATTGCGCGACAAGGCCCCAGTTGGCGCGCGCGTCGCGATCATCGGCGCCGGCGGCATTGGCTTTGACGTGGCGGAATACCTGACGCATCAAGGAACATCGGCGAGCCTTGATCTTGAAAAATGGAAAACCGAATGGGGCGTCGGCAATCCCTCTGACGCGAGAGGCGGTCTGGCGACGCCGCAGCCCGAGGCGTCGCCGCGGCACGTGTATTTGCTACAGCGCAAGGGCGGCAAGCTCGGCGCCAACTTGGGCAAGACCACGGGCTGGATTCATCGCGCGCAAATGAAGACCAAGGGCGTACAGATGCTTGGCGGTGTCAACTACGAAAAGATCGACGACCAAGGCTTGTGGATTTCGCTTGGCGAAGAACGCCGCGAGCGGCAATGCCTGGCGGTTGACAACGTCGTTCTGTGCGCCGGGCAGGAATCGCTGACCGCGCTGGCAGGGCCGCTGCAGGCGCGCGGGGTGCCCGTGCACATTATTGGCGGCGCCAAGCTGGCGAGCGAGCTTGACGCCAAACGTGCCATCGCCGAGGGGGCCGCGGTTGGGCGAGCAATTTAG
- a CDS encoding YihY/virulence factor BrkB family protein: protein MTKQQTERGMRQAIKRIAAHVWRALGRVFDGDLTTVAGGMALFSLLATIPMIAVLVAIYGLAADPMQAASQLEGLQRVLPTAVATFMSEQLARTSEGSTSALATTLASSLVLALYSARGAVNAAISGLNAAYRCVEHRARWRRYVQSVVLAVGAVVSFLALIFAVVALPTVVELLFSGRASAIVATLRWPVLLVFVSALYGFLYRWAPARPRTDRSPLVWPGAIVGTSIWLIASLGLAWWVERGAHYQALYGAFASVVVVILWFYISALTLLIGAALNAEIAVTKSTPK, encoded by the coding sequence ATGACGAAACAGCAAACGGAGCGGGGCATGCGACAAGCGATCAAGCGCATTGCGGCGCACGTGTGGCGCGCGCTGGGGCGCGTCTTTGATGGCGACCTTACGACGGTCGCGGGTGGCATGGCGCTGTTTTCGCTCTTGGCGACGATCCCCATGATTGCGGTCTTGGTGGCCATCTATGGCCTGGCGGCTGATCCGATGCAGGCCGCGTCACAGCTCGAGGGGCTGCAGCGTGTCTTGCCGACGGCCGTGGCGACCTTTATGTCCGAGCAACTCGCGCGCACCAGCGAGGGCTCGACCAGCGCGCTCGCGACGACCTTGGCGTCGAGCCTGGTGCTCGCCTTGTATTCGGCGCGGGGCGCGGTGAATGCGGCCATCTCGGGGCTCAACGCGGCCTATCGCTGCGTCGAGCACCGCGCGCGCTGGCGGCGATACGTGCAATCCGTGGTGCTCGCGGTTGGTGCCGTCGTGAGCTTTCTCGCGCTGATCTTCGCGGTGGTGGCGTTGCCCACGGTGGTTGAGCTCCTATTTTCGGGGCGCGCCTCGGCGATTGTAGCGACGTTGCGTTGGCCCGTATTGCTGGTATTTGTCAGCGCGCTGTATGGTTTTCTCTATCGGTGGGCGCCAGCGCGCCCGCGCACGGATCGTTCCCCCTTGGTGTGGCCAGGTGCGATCGTCGGCACCAGCATTTGGCTCATCGCGTCGCTTGGGCTGGCCTGGTGGGTCGAGCGAGGGGCTCACTATCAGGCGCTCTACGGCGCGTTTGCCAGCGTCGTGGTGGTGATCTTGTGGTTCTATATTTCCGCGCTTACGCTGCTCATCGGCGCCGCCCTAAACGCCGAAATCGCGGTAACAAAATCGACACCAAAATAG
- a CDS encoding saccharopine dehydrogenase family protein has translation MSKVLIIGAGGVGGVVAHKCAQAKEHFSDILLASRTVSKCEALKKEVKELQGRDISVAKVDADNVAELSALIKDFQPKLVLNVALPYQDLTIMDACLATGVDYLDTANYEPPDVAKFEYKWQWAYRERFEKAGLMALLGSGFDPGVTNVFCAHAQKNLFDTISTIDIMDCNGGSHGKAFATNFNPEINIREITARGRYWEKGEWKETDPLSQSMMFDYPGVGERKSFLLYHEELESLAQNIKGLQRIRFFMTFGEEYLTHLRVMENIGMTRIDPVMYEGHPVVPMKFLKLLLPDPSSLAANYTGKTSIGCLVTGKKDGVEKTVFIYNICDHAETYKEVRAQAVSYTTGVPAVTGAIMMVSGKWKRPGVWNIEQLDPDPFLAELGKRGLPWHVEAR, from the coding sequence ATGAGCAAGGTCCTTATTATTGGCGCCGGTGGCGTCGGCGGCGTAGTGGCGCACAAGTGTGCCCAGGCCAAAGAACATTTCTCTGACATCCTGCTGGCGAGCCGCACGGTGAGCAAATGCGAGGCGCTCAAAAAAGAAGTCAAGGAGCTGCAAGGCCGTGACATTAGCGTCGCCAAGGTCGATGCCGACAACGTCGCCGAGCTGTCGGCCTTGATCAAAGATTTTCAGCCCAAGCTGGTGCTCAACGTCGCCTTGCCGTATCAAGATCTGACAATTATGGACGCCTGCTTGGCGACCGGCGTCGATTACCTCGATACCGCCAACTATGAGCCGCCCGACGTCGCCAAGTTTGAATACAAGTGGCAGTGGGCGTATCGCGAGCGCTTCGAAAAGGCGGGGCTCATGGCGCTGCTCGGGTCGGGGTTTGATCCAGGCGTGACGAACGTGTTTTGCGCGCACGCGCAGAAAAACTTGTTCGATACGATTTCCACCATCGACATCATGGATTGCAACGGCGGCTCGCACGGCAAGGCGTTCGCCACCAACTTTAACCCCGAGATCAATATTCGCGAGATCACCGCGCGCGGCCGCTATTGGGAAAAGGGCGAGTGGAAAGAAACCGATCCGCTGTCGCAGTCGATGATGTTTGATTATCCAGGCGTTGGCGAGCGCAAGAGCTTTCTGCTCTATCACGAAGAACTCGAGTCGCTGGCGCAAAACATCAAGGGCTTGCAGCGCATTCGCTTCTTTATGACATTTGGCGAGGAGTACCTCACCCACCTGCGCGTCATGGAAAATATCGGCATGACGCGGATCGATCCGGTCATGTACGAAGGCCATCCCGTGGTGCCGATGAAGTTTTTGAAGTTGCTGCTGCCTGACCCGTCGTCGCTTGCGGCCAATTACACCGGCAAGACGTCGATCGGTTGTTTGGTGACGGGCAAAAAGGACGGCGTCGAGAAGACGGTGTTTATTTATAATATTTGCGATCATGCCGAGACGTACAAAGAGGTGCGAGCGCAGGCCGTGTCGTACACAACTGGCGTGCCCGCCGTAACCGGCGCCATCATGATGGTGTCCGGCAAATGGAAACGCCCCGGTGTATGGAACATCGAGCAGCTCGATCCAGATCCGTTCCTGGCTGAACTCGGCAAGCGCGGCCTGCCTTGGCACGTGGAGGCCAGGTGA
- the nspC gene encoding carboxynorspermidine decarboxylase, translated as MAARINVSALQTPCYVTDLGALAQNLALMERIQREADCKIILALKGFAQWSTFPLIKQYLQGTTASSVAEARLGREEFGGEVHAYAPAWSEADLREIVELVDHIVFNSPGQWKRLRPIVAAARARGRKLTCGLRTNPEHREVEVALYDPAAACSRLGTTRANVTAADLEGLDGLHFHTLCELGSDALERTLEAFVAKFGEFLPQCKWVNFGGGHHITRPGYDVERLIAIIKNFKARFGVDVYLEPGEAVALGTGVLVASVLDIFHNGVDIAILDTSATAHMPDVLEMPYRPQILGAGEAGATPHTYRLGGLTCLAGDVIGDYSFAKPLAIGDKLVFLDMAHYTMVKNTMFNGVQLPSIATHDPATGHIAVSRSFGYEDYRNRLA; from the coding sequence ATGGCGGCGCGTATAAATGTGAGTGCGCTGCAAACGCCGTGCTACGTCACGGACCTCGGCGCGCTGGCGCAGAACCTTGCGCTGATGGAGCGCATCCAGCGCGAGGCCGACTGCAAGATCATCCTCGCGCTCAAGGGCTTTGCGCAGTGGTCGACGTTTCCGCTGATTAAGCAGTATCTGCAGGGCACCACGGCTAGTTCCGTGGCCGAGGCGCGCCTGGGCCGCGAAGAATTCGGCGGCGAGGTGCATGCCTACGCGCCAGCATGGTCGGAGGCTGATCTGCGAGAGATCGTCGAGCTCGTCGATCACATCGTGTTTAACTCGCCAGGGCAGTGGAAACGGCTACGTCCGATTGTTGCCGCCGCAAGGGCGCGCGGGCGCAAGCTTACATGTGGCCTGCGCACCAACCCCGAGCACCGCGAAGTCGAAGTGGCGCTGTACGACCCGGCGGCGGCGTGCTCGCGGCTTGGTACCACGCGTGCCAACGTGACCGCGGCGGATCTTGAAGGCCTCGATGGCCTGCATTTTCATACGCTATGCGAACTCGGCAGCGACGCCCTAGAACGCACGCTAGAGGCGTTTGTCGCCAAGTTTGGCGAGTTCTTGCCGCAGTGCAAGTGGGTGAATTTTGGCGGCGGCCATCACATCACGCGGCCCGGCTACGACGTCGAGCGTTTGATCGCCATCATCAAGAACTTCAAGGCGCGCTTTGGCGTCGATGTGTATTTGGAACCCGGTGAGGCGGTGGCGCTGGGCACCGGCGTGCTCGTGGCGAGCGTGCTCGACATTTTTCACAACGGCGTCGACATTGCGATCTTGGATACGTCGGCGACGGCGCACATGCCCGACGTGCTCGAAATGCCGTATCGGCCGCAGATCTTGGGCGCCGGCGAGGCAGGCGCTACGCCGCATACCTATCGCCTGGGCGGCCTGACGTGTTTGGCAGGGGACGTGATTGGCGACTACAGTTTTGCTAAGCCCTTGGCCATCGGCGACAAGCTGGTGTTTCTCGACATGGCGCACTACACCATGGTGAAAAACACCATGTTCAACGGCGTGCAGCTGCCGTCGATTGCCACCCACGACCCTGCCACCGGCCACATTGCGGTGAGCCGCAGCTTTGGCTACGAAGACTATCGCAACCGCCTGGCCTAG
- a CDS encoding PEGA domain-containing protein: MAHRGTIIAVSRCATAEEFQNAFRRYAEPTALFVPTQTPFASADTAFLYVCLNSGEILIEGDIEVRSSVDRVAGLYGRPGMTVRFIAPSATNKEMLTQLVRARTMLKPVALPDHLAARAAPSSLDLQRLATLSLPTAPSAITDPVLQLAECLLVTEHGEAPAAFTASEYTSTKMTPIVPVEPRASAKASTPPTAAEGGSAWPRVGTQLVALPPMPAETASPQGPHILSADNASPGLWSPDSTRTEVSPAAEELEAEPDEEDELEAVSTNVVARMSLSKIVADARKAASASSPAHATGSNFPPRIPQTLKSANAVPIPVGPAPRDVPASIPPEFAANDGDEVEVELPLPDADEDADEDATRVAFEDAADDTAQAAEVERDHDLDDATVAFGGPTNPRRDVAPIESLFVPATTPDAAAISAAPSPAVVPAPAPAAHAASQSYNGAQPLNLHEFQSTRASSVMDAAIPIVRAHRASLAPGGVTLSTAAPRGTGLAVRRSPAKTFFLVFGVIVALGIAAIALWKLVLQDKFAPQGATPSTAPTRAATPPAEPPPALPAAAVTADQPADAAVAEPGQDATAAPDAGPTADAAALAPPPAPPKASCRVALVVDPPTAIASLGDEKLGVARKLKKLPCGDLTLTLSNPKYADLTVALSLAPARKTTKKVALARPMFDIKLISKPTGAQVRIGGKLVGKTPLTHPLPGFEPHDLVISKKGYQPKTITLVPTGAADVEYALTKK; the protein is encoded by the coding sequence GTGGCTCATCGAGGTACCATCATCGCGGTTAGCCGCTGCGCAACCGCGGAGGAGTTCCAAAACGCGTTTCGTCGCTATGCGGAGCCAACCGCGTTGTTTGTCCCGACGCAGACGCCGTTCGCCAGCGCCGACACGGCGTTTTTGTACGTGTGCTTAAACAGCGGCGAAATCTTGATTGAGGGCGATATCGAAGTGCGCAGCTCGGTCGATCGCGTGGCTGGCCTCTATGGCCGGCCGGGCATGACGGTGCGGTTCATAGCGCCGAGCGCGACCAACAAGGAGATGCTCACGCAGTTGGTGCGTGCGCGCACCATGCTCAAACCCGTCGCGTTGCCTGACCATTTGGCCGCGCGCGCCGCCCCAAGCAGCTTGGATCTCCAGCGGCTGGCAACGCTATCGCTGCCGACCGCGCCTAGCGCAATTACCGATCCGGTGTTGCAGCTCGCTGAGTGCCTGCTGGTTACCGAGCATGGTGAGGCACCTGCCGCGTTTACGGCGAGCGAGTACACCTCGACCAAGATGACGCCCATCGTTCCCGTCGAGCCCCGCGCCTCGGCCAAGGCCTCTACGCCACCGACCGCCGCTGAAGGTGGCAGCGCCTGGCCACGAGTCGGCACGCAGCTCGTGGCGCTGCCGCCAATGCCAGCCGAGACCGCGAGCCCTCAGGGCCCGCATATTCTTAGCGCCGACAATGCCTCGCCCGGGCTTTGGTCGCCCGATAGCACGCGCACCGAGGTCTCGCCTGCCGCGGAAGAGCTGGAAGCGGAGCCCGATGAAGAGGACGAGCTTGAAGCCGTCAGCACGAACGTCGTCGCGCGCATGTCGCTGTCCAAGATCGTAGCGGATGCGCGCAAGGCCGCGAGCGCCTCCTCGCCGGCGCATGCCACGGGGTCCAATTTTCCGCCTCGCATTCCGCAAACGCTTAAGTCGGCCAATGCGGTGCCGATTCCAGTTGGCCCGGCGCCGCGAGACGTCCCGGCATCCATCCCGCCTGAGTTTGCGGCCAACGACGGAGACGAGGTAGAAGTCGAACTACCGTTACCGGATGCAGATGAAGACGCGGACGAGGACGCAACGAGAGTTGCCTTCGAAGATGCCGCCGATGATACCGCGCAAGCCGCGGAGGTCGAGCGCGACCACGACCTCGACGATGCCACGGTGGCATTTGGCGGCCCGACCAACCCGCGTCGCGACGTTGCCCCGATCGAGTCGCTTTTTGTGCCGGCAACCACGCCGGACGCCGCAGCTATCTCGGCCGCGCCAAGCCCAGCCGTGGTACCAGCGCCAGCGCCTGCTGCACATGCAGCGTCTCAATCATACAACGGCGCGCAGCCGCTGAATCTGCACGAGTTTCAGTCGACGCGCGCGAGCTCGGTCATGGATGCCGCAATACCAATCGTGCGCGCTCATCGCGCCTCGTTGGCGCCAGGTGGCGTCACGCTAAGCACGGCCGCGCCGCGCGGCACCGGCTTGGCCGTGCGGCGCAGCCCAGCAAAAACCTTTTTCTTGGTCTTCGGCGTCATCGTCGCCCTCGGCATCGCGGCGATCGCGCTGTGGAAGTTGGTGCTTCAAGACAAGTTTGCGCCGCAGGGCGCGACGCCGAGCACCGCCCCAACACGTGCGGCAACTCCGCCCGCTGAGCCACCGCCGGCACTTCCCGCTGCGGCTGTTACCGCTGATCAACCAGCGGACGCCGCCGTTGCCGAGCCTGGCCAAGACGCGACCGCGGCGCCCGACGCGGGCCCAACCGCCGATGCCGCCGCGCTCGCACCGCCGCCAGCGCCACCGAAGGCTAGCTGTCGCGTCGCACTCGTCGTTGACCCACCTACCGCCATCGCCTCGCTTGGCGACGAAAAACTCGGCGTTGCCCGCAAGCTCAAAAAATTGCCCTGCGGCGACCTAACGCTGACGCTTTCCAATCCAAAGTATGCAGACCTAACCGTAGCGCTGTCGCTCGCGCCCGCGCGCAAGACCACCAAGAAGGTGGCGCTGGCCCGCCCAATGTTTGACATCAAGCTCATCAGCAAGCCCACCGGCGCCCAGGTTCGCATCGGCGGCAAGCTCGTCGGCAAGACGCCACTTACGCACCCGCTGCCCGGCTTCGAACCGCACGACCTTGTCATCAGCAAGAAGGGCTATCAGCCCAAGACCATAACGCTGGTTCCCACCGGCGCGGCCGACGTCGAGTACGCGCTGACTAAAAAATAG
- a CDS encoding Hsp70 family protein gives MSKIIGIDLGTTNSCVAVLDKHGVPQVLASETGERTLPSVVAWIAEAGAQAAHVVVGIPAKRQQVSNATSTVFGAKRLIGRKVNAEEIGWFARLAPFRIVSAPNGDAWIRIDGQAVSPQEVASHVLRRMKSIAEAALGEIVTRAIVTVPAYFDEFQRQATRAAGAIAGLDIIRILNEPTAAALAYGVHRVGEGRKHIAVFDLGGGTFDISVMAVENGLFEVLSTGGDTALGGEDWDRRVVETLADEIFDTARVDITTSPVAIGRLREAAEAAKKELSTAKTTAISLPFLATGADGAPVNFERKLSRDELESWTDDLLQRLIAPCERALQEARLAAVNIDEVLLVGGMTRWPAIVSIIERVFGNKISRGANPDEVVALGAATFAGILADDANDTALLDVTPHDIGLKIGSNQMTVLVPRNSMLPCRVTKVFATTQDDQSFVSFELLQGNSSDPDKNRKLARVVLDHLPRGKAGTLKVELTLTVDVESIVACTAKELTTGRETGVTIRPSGGLSHEEIIEIISRRRHNID, from the coding sequence ATGTCGAAAATTATTGGCATCGATCTAGGCACCACCAACAGCTGCGTCGCGGTGCTCGACAAGCACGGCGTGCCACAGGTGCTCGCCAGCGAAACCGGCGAACGCACCCTGCCGTCGGTCGTCGCGTGGATCGCGGAGGCGGGCGCACAGGCCGCGCATGTCGTGGTGGGCATCCCCGCCAAGCGGCAACAGGTGAGCAACGCGACGTCGACGGTCTTTGGCGCCAAGCGCCTCATAGGGCGCAAGGTGAACGCCGAAGAGATTGGATGGTTCGCCAGGCTAGCGCCATTTCGCATCGTCTCCGCGCCCAACGGCGATGCGTGGATTCGCATCGACGGCCAGGCGGTCTCGCCGCAAGAGGTCGCCTCGCACGTGCTACGGCGCATGAAATCGATCGCCGAGGCCGCGCTTGGCGAAATCGTTACCCGCGCCATCGTCACCGTCCCGGCCTACTTTGACGAATTCCAGCGCCAAGCAACCCGGGCCGCCGGCGCGATTGCCGGCCTCGATATTATCCGCATTCTCAATGAGCCAACGGCCGCGGCGCTCGCCTATGGGGTGCACCGCGTCGGTGAAGGCCGCAAGCACATCGCGGTGTTCGACCTCGGCGGCGGCACGTTCGACATCTCGGTGATGGCGGTCGAGAATGGCCTGTTTGAGGTGCTCTCCACTGGCGGCGACACCGCGCTCGGCGGCGAGGACTGGGATCGCCGCGTCGTCGAGACTCTAGCCGACGAGATTTTCGACACCGCACGCGTCGACATCACGACCTCACCGGTCGCCATCGGCCGGCTGCGCGAGGCCGCCGAGGCCGCCAAGAAAGAGTTGTCGACCGCCAAGACGACGGCCATCTCCCTGCCGTTCTTGGCTACGGGCGCTGATGGCGCACCCGTAAATTTCGAACGCAAGCTGAGCCGCGACGAGCTCGAGAGCTGGACCGATGATCTGCTGCAGCGCCTGATCGCGCCGTGCGAGCGCGCGCTGCAAGAAGCGCGCTTGGCCGCGGTCAATATCGACGAGGTCTTGCTGGTCGGCGGCATGACCCGGTGGCCAGCCATCGTTTCGATCATCGAGCGCGTGTTTGGCAACAAGATCTCACGCGGCGCCAATCCCGACGAGGTGGTCGCGCTGGGCGCCGCCACCTTTGCCGGCATTCTCGCCGACGACGCCAACGACACCGCGCTGCTCGACGTCACGCCGCACGACATCGGCCTTAAGATCGGCAGCAATCAAATGACCGTGCTGGTGCCACGCAACTCCATGTTGCCGTGCCGGGTCACCAAGGTGTTTGCGACCACGCAGGATGACCAATCATTCGTCAGCTTTGAGCTCCTTCAGGGCAATTCCAGCGACCCCGACAAGAACCGCAAGCTTGCGCGCGTCGTGCTCGATCATTTACCGCGCGGCAAGGCCGGCACGCTCAAGGTTGAGCTCACCCTTACCGTCGACGTCGAATCCATCGTCGCCTGCACCGCCAAAGAGCTGACCACGGGGCGCGAGACGGGCGTTACCATTCGCCCCTCGGGCGGGCTGTCGCACGAGGAAATCATCGAAATAATTTCGCGCCGACGGCACAATATCGATTAG
- a CDS encoding DnaJ domain-containing protein: MSALPVSVKLRCASWEQVEAIYKRDLIRNALFLKSGNPPAVGTLVTVELTLPSDTVVSIKGVVAEHVAAGGANGRGPGVEVRFDYVPQSAMWIIETALARERTSGSASQTAASALITSLNEKTRAGTEPGLKAMTRQPDLSAEHGAPLTNAETELVMSLAEELASLRRLNAFQILGVSYDASDSDIRLAFAELTKRYHPDRFAKYASAQLRMHAADIFILIRDAYQKLGDAQQRAAAAAAVRSGAARPAPAPTPAAPSKPAAVVAPRALPPIAPSQPASPPRPGASTKQQLGTAATTPQRTPLVAAPPQVPLAPQKTAPMTNFKPAGARAEGWLAQVDGLLGAKQYDAAASVARGQLQATPGDHVAKAYVDVCNGYRALADGDRLEAAERFEAALEIDPSNDRAARELADMRRRATNERKGHLTRLMTKKD; this comes from the coding sequence GTGTCCGCACTGCCGGTGAGCGTTAAGTTGCGCTGCGCCTCCTGGGAACAGGTGGAGGCGATCTACAAGCGCGATCTCATTCGCAATGCGCTGTTCCTAAAATCCGGCAACCCGCCGGCCGTCGGCACGTTGGTGACGGTCGAGCTAACATTACCTTCAGACACCGTGGTTTCGATCAAGGGCGTCGTCGCGGAGCACGTTGCGGCAGGTGGCGCCAATGGCCGCGGCCCAGGCGTCGAGGTGCGCTTTGACTACGTGCCGCAATCGGCGATGTGGATCATCGAGACCGCCTTGGCGCGAGAACGCACCAGCGGCTCGGCGAGCCAGACCGCGGCGTCGGCGCTGATTACCTCACTCAACGAAAAAACGCGCGCAGGCACCGAGCCTGGCCTCAAGGCCATGACGCGGCAACCCGACCTCAGCGCCGAACATGGCGCGCCGCTTACGAATGCGGAAACCGAACTCGTCATGTCGCTGGCCGAGGAGCTCGCGTCGCTGCGACGCCTCAACGCATTTCAGATTCTCGGCGTTAGCTACGATGCGTCGGACAGCGACATTCGCCTCGCCTTTGCCGAGCTCACCAAGCGCTATCATCCCGATCGGTTTGCCAAATACGCCTCGGCTCAGCTGCGGATGCATGCCGCCGATATTTTTATTCTCATCCGCGATGCCTACCAAAAGCTTGGCGATGCGCAACAGCGAGCCGCGGCGGCGGCGGCCGTGCGCAGCGGGGCGGCGCGGCCAGCGCCAGCGCCTACCCCTGCGGCGCCGAGCAAACCCGCGGCGGTTGTCGCGCCGCGGGCGCTTCCACCCATCGCGCCATCCCAGCCGGCCTCACCGCCTCGGCCAGGCGCCTCCACCAAACAGCAGCTCGGCACCGCCGCGACGACGCCGCAGCGAACGCCGCTGGTTGCCGCGCCGCCGCAGGTACCCCTCGCGCCGCAAAAAACCGCGCCGATGACCAACTTCAAGCCCGCCGGCGCGCGCGCCGAAGGCTGGCTGGCGCAGGTCGATGGGCTCCTGGGGGCCAAGCAATACGACGCCGCGGCCAGCGTCGCGCGCGGCCAACTGCAAGCGACGCCCGGCGACCACGTCGCCAAGGCCTATGTCGACGTCTGTAATGGCTATCGCGCGCTGGCCGATGGCGATCGCCTTGAGGCAGCGGAGCGCTTCGAGGCGGCGCTTGAGATCGATCCCTCGAATGACCGCGCCGCGCGTGAACTGGCCGACATGCGGCGCCGCGCCACCAATGAACGCAAGGGCCACCTAACCCGCCTGATGACCAAGAAGGATTGA